The following are from one region of the Bacteroidia bacterium genome:
- the tsaE gene encoding tRNA (adenosine(37)-N6)-threonylcarbamoyltransferase complex ATPase subunit type 1 TsaE, which yields MTEWAVWDCVQELDWQKIAIDVFKNFAGYRPIWLLSGDLGAGKTSFAKALGHWIIPEATIQSPTFSLIQEYQNNQIHFYHADLYRLNKVEDIYELGLIELMDSGKLLLIEWPEIILPIVPASAAIWLKFSYTGDPTTRLCTLYLPNEANFGQNHLNL from the coding sequence ATGACTGAATGGGCTGTTTGGGATTGTGTTCAAGAACTTGATTGGCAAAAGATAGCTATTGATGTTTTTAAAAATTTTGCCGGATATAGACCCATTTGGCTGCTTTCAGGCGACCTTGGAGCCGGCAAAACATCTTTTGCAAAGGCACTCGGCCATTGGATAATCCCGGAAGCTACTATCCAAAGCCCCACTTTCAGCTTAATTCAGGAATACCAAAACAATCAAATACACTTTTACCATGCTGACCTGTATCGCCTGAACAAAGTAGAGGACATCTATGAACTCGGCCTCATTGAACTTATGGACTCCGGAAAACTACTTTTAATAGAATGGCCGGAAATAATATTACCCATCGTTCCGGCATCAGCAGCAATATGGTTAAAATTTTCCTATACAGGAGACCCCACGACAAGGCTTTGCACTCTTTAC
- a CDS encoding MlaD family protein gives MKLQIRDETKVGLLAAFTIALLIIGLNYLKGYSLFERKFMLNAWYQNIDGLRVGDQVLLNGLQVGQIRTIELNEEAGKIQVSFDVKHGIKVPADSKAMIYSTDFLGTKAMQILLGKSTTYLDHKDRITDSVQIGLIDRFSNELLPVKTKAESLIVEATKVLESFRGIVNEQERYQLKSIIANLQLITGNVAKSTGGLNNTMKKVDDMTKSAASILNNFEKNNEMITKIMTNTGKLTDSLAASSGEIQSTIRNANASLKQFTQIAEKINNGQGTIGMLLNNDSLYKNLNSSAKSLDDLLIDLREHPSRFVHFSLFGKKDKTSAKEKKR, from the coding sequence ATGAAATTGCAAATTCGGGATGAAACCAAAGTCGGTTTATTAGCCGCTTTTACCATTGCCCTTTTGATTATTGGCCTTAACTACCTAAAAGGATACTCTCTATTTGAACGTAAGTTTATGCTAAATGCTTGGTATCAAAATATTGACGGATTGCGTGTGGGAGACCAAGTATTGCTAAATGGCTTACAAGTAGGGCAAATTCGAACCATTGAACTCAACGAAGAAGCCGGAAAAATCCAAGTATCTTTTGACGTAAAACACGGAATTAAAGTTCCCGCTGACTCAAAAGCTATGATATACTCTACCGACTTTTTGGGAACAAAAGCGATGCAAATTTTACTCGGAAAATCTACCACCTATTTAGACCACAAAGATAGAATCACCGATAGCGTCCAAATCGGCCTCATAGACCGATTTAGTAATGAACTTTTACCCGTCAAAACCAAAGCCGAATCACTAATAGTCGAAGCTACAAAAGTATTAGAAAGTTTTAGAGGAATAGTAAACGAACAAGAACGCTATCAACTGAAATCAATCATCGCTAATTTACAACTGATTACCGGAAACGTTGCCAAATCTACCGGAGGCCTCAATAACACCATGAAAAAAGTTGATGACATGACAAAATCTGCCGCCTCTATCTTAAACAATTTTGAAAAAAATAATGAGATGATTACCAAAATCATGACCAATACCGGTAAACTAACAGATTCATTAGCAGCTTCTTCCGGCGAAATACAATCTACAATCCGAAATGCAAACGCTTCCCTAAAACAGTTTACCCAAATAGCAGAAAAAATCAACAACGGGCAAGGAACTATCGGTATGTTGCTAAATAACGACAGCTTGTATAAAAACCTCAACAGTTCAGCAAAAAGTTTAGATGACTTATTGATAGACCTACGGGAACATCCCAGCCGGTTTGTACACTTTTCCTTATTTGGAAAAAAAGACAAAACTTCTGCTAAAGAAAAAAAACGATAA